The following proteins are encoded in a genomic region of Xenopus laevis strain J_2021 chromosome 3L, Xenopus_laevis_v10.1, whole genome shotgun sequence:
- the ano6.L gene encoding anoctamin-6 isoform X2 has product MEMEQTIVPTYGAMTENSPIISAADIVEYDENVDSLYFTDNQRRIDYVLVYEDETMKEHIAKKSFLKQKKKRQAYESNLIKSGLHLEATRSVSDGKIIFVKVHAPWEVLCTYAEVMHIKLPLQPNDLRKQHSAFNCFTKIFRVSEDKIKPEQEFFTAPFEKDRIDDFYIQDKETFFTPATRSRIVHFILSRVEYAVKENVKKFGINKLLDSGIYKAAFPLHDCHFNKVSMDSRCNSERYLLYREWAHPFSILKFQPLDLVRKYYGEKIGIYFAWLGFYTRMLIVAAIVGVGCFLYGVKSQETCTWSKEVCDPNIGGKIIMCPQCDKACNYWYLNITCESSKKLCIFDSFGTLVFAVFMGIWVTLFLEFWKRRQAELEYEWDTVEFLEQEEQPLPEYEAKCTHVVKNPITQQEEHVPYTAFGKCLRVACCSSAVFFWILLIVASVVGIIVYRLSVFLVFSATLPSAVNGTNVEAIQKYLTPQTATTITASIISFIIIMLLNMFYEKVAIIITDFELPRTRTEYENSLTTKMFLFQFVNYYSSCFYIAFFKGKIVGYPGDPVYWFGKYRNEECDPGGCLLELTTQLTIIMGGKAIWNNIQEILVPWVKNLISRCRSSGSQAVLPRWEADYLLQPAGKLGLFYEYLEMVIQFGFVTLFVASFPLAPVLALVNNLLEIRVDAWKITTQWRRMVPEKAQDIGAWQPIMEGVAILAVVTNAMIIAFTSDMIPRLVYYWSFSVPPYGNYSTNTMQGYINNTLSVFSVSDFQSKSQPAATDWLNLNVCRYRDFRYPPGHEHQYEHSVYYWHVVAAKLSFLIVMEHIVYFVKFIIAYIIPDVSNQTKDKIKREKYLTQKLLHERHLRVMKKQMGGLADRFLKGMDNAIINKED; this is encoded by the exons aaaaaaaggcaagCATATGAGTCAAATCTAATAAAAAGTGGTTTACATTTGGAAGCAACACGTTCC GTCTCTGATGGAAAAATCATCTTTGTGAAGGTTCATGCACCGTGGGAAGTATTGTGTACATATGCTGAAGTGATGCACATCAAGCTACCTTTACAACCCAATGACCTGAGAAAACAGCATTCTGCTTTTAACTGCTTTACAAAAATATTCAGAGTTAGTGAAGATAAAATAAAGCCCGAGCAGGAATTTTTTACTGCACCATTTGAAAAAGATCGTATTGATGATTTTTACATTCAGGATAAAGAGACCTTCTTCACTCCTGCAACAAGAAGCCGAATA GTCCATTTTATTCTCTCACGTGTTGAATACGCAGTAAAGGAAAACGTAAAGAAATTTGGTATAAACAAACTTTTGGATTCAGGGATCTACAAAGCAGCATTTCCTCTACATGAT TGTCATTTTAACAAAGTGTCTATGGATTCTAGATGCAACAGTGAAAGATATCTTTTGTACAGAGAGTGGGCTCATCCATTTAGCATTTTAAAGTTCCAGCCTCTGGATCTTGTACG AAAATACTATGGGGAGAAAATAGGAATTTATTTTGCTTGGCTTGGTTTCTATACACGGATGCTGATTGTTGCAGCAATAGTAGGAGTGGGATGTTTCCTGTATGGAGTGAAATCTCAGGAAACTTGCACTTGGAG CAAAGAAGTTTGTGATCCCAATATTGGAGGAAAGATCATTATGTGTCCACAGTGTGACAAAGCTTGCAATTATTGGTATCTTAATATCACATGTGAATCCTCAAAG aaacTTTGCATATTTGATAGTTTTGGAACACTTGTGTTTGCAGTTTTCATGGGAATATGGG TCACTCTGTTCCTGGAGTTCTGGAAGCGCAGACAGGCTGAACTGGAGTATGAGTGGGATACTGTTGAATTTTTAGAGCAAGAAGAACAACCTCTGCCAGAATATGAGGCAAAATGCACACATGTAGTAAAAAATCCCATAACTCAG CAAGAAGAACATGTGCCTTACACAGCCTTTGGGAAATGCCTTAGGGTGGCTTGCTGTTcaagtgctgtttttttctgg ATCCTGCTAATTGTTGCTTCTGTTGTTGGCATTATTGTATATCGACTTTCTGTTTTCCTGGTATTTTCTGCCACATTACCAAGTGCAGTGAATGGAACAAATGTAGAAGCAATCCAAAAATACTTGACTCCACAGACAGCAACAACAATTACTGCATCAATAATTAGCTTCATAATTATTATGCTTCTAAACATGTTCTATGAAAAAGTGGCAATCATTATTACAGATTTTG AATTACCAAGAACAAGGACAGAATATGAAAACAGTCTGACCACAAAGATGTTTCTGTTTCAGTTTGTCAACTACTACTCCTCTTGTTTCTACATTGCATTCTTCAAGGGAAAGATAGTAGGGTACCCAGGAGATCCAGTTTACTGGTTTGGAAAATATCGTAATGAGGAG tgTGATCCTGGTGGGTGTCTTCTTGAACTCACAACACAGCTGACAATTATAATGGGAGGTAAAGCCATTTGGAATAACATACAGGAAATACTTGTACC CTGGGTTAAAAACCTTATTAGTCGATGCCGTTCATCGGGTTCGCAAGCAGTACTGCCAAGGTGGGAAGCTGATTACCTCTTGCAACCAGCTGGAAAGTTAGGATTGTTCTATGAGTACCTGGAAATGG TAATTCAGTTTGGATTTGTCACTTTGTTTGTGGCATCTTTTCCACTGGCACCGGTCTTGGCTCTGGTTAACAATTTGTTGGAAATCCGAGTTGATGCTTGGAAAATCACCACTCAGTGGAGACGCATGGTTCCTGAGAAGGCACAAGACATTGGCGCCTGGCAACCAATCATGGAAGGAGTTGCAATTCTTGCTGTAGTGACAAAT GCCATGATTATTGCTTTTACATCAGACATGATTCCACGCTTAGTGTATTATTGGTCTTTCTCTGTACCTCCCTATGGAAACTACAGTACTAATACAATGCAAGGATACATTAATAATACACTCTCCGTCTTCAGTGTATCTGATTTTCAGAGTAAGAGCCAGCCGGCAGCAACAGATTGGTTAAACCTAAATGTGTGCAG ATACCGTGACTTCCGTTACCCACCTGGACATGAGCATCAGTATGAACACAGCGTATACTACTGGCATGTTGTTGCTGCCAAACTGTCTTTCCTCATCGTTATGGAG CACATTGTCTACTTTGTGAAGTTTATTATTGCATACATTATCCCAGATGTATCAAATCAGACCAAAGACAAGATCAAGAGAGAAAAATACCTTACACAGAAGCTTTTACATGAAAGACATTTGAGAGTTATGAAAAAACAAATGGGAGGCTTGGCTGACAGGTTCCTAAAAGGCATGGACAATGCCATTATAAATAAGGAagactaa